TCCCATTGAGTGTTTAACttcacattttaaatttaaatactgcaaaattatattaaattaacacTAAGAGAGTATTCAAATGATAATCACAAACTCAGGCCAACTCCAACATTGTATGTATACAAAAACCATGTAAagtaatctaaaaattaacatgacacCAAAACATGAAAATTTACTTGAAAACTAACTCTCAAATTAGAAATGATAACCATATTTATAGTAAGTAATGAgatgcatgattcatgatcACACCGTCAAACCGAAGTTTGAGAAACCTTATTAACCTTCCCCTCTTGGCTCAACCCGCCACCACTACCAGCATGCCTCATTTCTCCGCCACCACTCACTGCCACGCCGACGCCGACACCCTGGTACTGCGGCGGCACCACCATGCCTCCGCCCGGTGCAGTGTAGTACACTTGTCTCCCAACCCCGCTATCATACGCCACCTGCGTGTAACCCGTATCCGTCACCGCCACCCCGCCTCCTCCACCGGGACGCACCACTCCCATTTGCGGCAAACTAGGCGGTGGCGCCGACATGGGCGGCGGAGCTTGTGTTTGTTGTGGTGGTACAACCATGTTGTACACCGGTTGTTCCCGGTAAACATCGGGGCCGGGACCGGGCCCCGGAGCCATTCTTTGCATGTTTTGGTAGTACTGTTGACCAGATTGACCGGCAACCTGTCGAATCATTTGCGGCTGTGCTGAGCCTGGTTGTACGTGATGGTGGTAAACAGTTGTTGTACCTGGAGCCGCTGTAGGGGCAGAGATCATGTAAACCGGCTGTTCCGGTTGTACGTGTGTGGTAGTTACATTACCCGCGTAATTCGGGGCGGGAATTTGCTTCTCAGGCACAAACGACGTCGTTTGCTGTACCGGTAACGATGCAGGCGGCATGTAGACTCCTCCAGTTAAATTATCGTCACTCTTTCTAAAATAAATCGCTTCTTGCATATGTGGCTGCTCGtgatgttgttgttgctgctgctgctgctgctgctgctggtggtgctgctgctgctgctctcTAATTTGTAACCTTTGTAGTTGCCTCTGTATTTCGACCGGGTTCAATCCATGATCCGAATAAacgacccgatccgatccgataGCACGGTCGTCGGCTACGTGATAATCGGGCGGAGGCGGGGGTGGCACTGCAACCGATTCCGGAATCTTCTGCGGCGGAATTGGAACTCCTTTCTCTAAACCGAACAAGAAATCGACGTTGTTAGGGATCTTTTTCGAGTCAGTTACGTGACTCGGACCGGAATTCAAAGCATCGACGAACCGGTCCCGATCGGACTTGGATCCTTCGGATCCGAAGCTGGAAGTCGTGCCAGCCGGAAACAAGAACAGCCGCATCCGAGCTGGCTTCGCCGAGGCCCGATAAAGCCGGTCGTATTCATTCATCATGTGCTCGAGATCGTCGTCGTTGGTCACGGAGATCAAGGCGTCGAGATCTTCTCCCGGAAGCTGGTACTTGAACGACACGTCGTTGTCGCCGCAGAGAGCCGCTAGCTTGCTGATCATGGAGGCGAACTTGATGGTGCGATCGGCGGCGAGTATTTTGGTCTCGCCGCCGATGTAGGCGAGCTGGTTGTCGTGAGGGCGCGGATGGATCTTGCCGCCGTAGCTGCACATGAACTTGGCTTTGTAGGCTTGGGGATTCTGGTTGTCCTCCCATGGCGGAGGATTCTCGAAATCGATCTCGCGTGATCGTGGAGACGAGTCGCCGGAGTCGGGATACGAATTGTAAGAATAATTTTCcatattttgttgataaatttttttattagaaatattaGAGGGAGCTAAACACAAGCAGACAGATATATTGTTGTTGCTAGTCCATGAAACTGAATAAAGGGGGAAATGAATAGAAACGGTAGAGACTTGGGAGAGGCTCTTTTAAATTGGTGGGGTTCGGGGTGTGATCATGCCTCCCGCGGGTGCATAGAGTTTGGGACAGGTGGAGGTGTTTGAGGGAGAGAGGACGGAAACGAGGGTGATACGGGCGGTGTTGGGAGAGTGTTTATGCGGGATAGATGGACTTTTGAGGCTGGGATTCTGGGGTCCACTACTGTGTACTGATTGAGTAAGAAGGGATAAGGGTTCGATGCATTGACTTAACATGAACTATCAATGCTGGCCGGCATTAGCAACTCGCATATGTACATGGTTTTTATTATGCCGTGTGTGGCTTACAGTGTCACTCATGATAGTGCTCTTGGCtcatttttcagattttttttttcttttttcttttggctcaagaatatatttttattaaattatagtaaTAGTTATAAGCacgtaataaataataaataatggatGAAAAAGATATCATACTTTTGAGGCACCAAAGATGAGCAACagattaaaataagaattattttataaaataagtcattttttttttcaattcttgTTTTAGTATTAAAAGCTAAgcattttgattaaaatatgaataattagTAAGCTGCTTTTTAGATCATCTTATGAAGTTTGAACTTCGCaatcaaaaattattattggcaCTTGGTGATGTTAAATAACTGTCAAGTGGTAGTAATTTAGTAGCGAAGTTCTGGGTGGGGTTGGGTATTGAGAGAGTACAAGCAAAAAAGTTGAGC
This window of the Citrus sinensis cultivar Valencia sweet orange chromosome 8, DVS_A1.0, whole genome shotgun sequence genome carries:
- the LOC102616820 gene encoding uncharacterized protein LOC102616820, which gives rise to MENYSYNSYPDSGDSSPRSREIDFENPPPWEDNQNPQAYKAKFMCSYGGKIHPRPHDNQLAYIGGETKILAADRTIKFASMISKLAALCGDNDVSFKYQLPGEDLDALISVTNDDDLEHMMNEYDRLYRASAKPARMRLFLFPAGTTSSFGSEGSKSDRDRFVDALNSGPSHVTDSKKIPNNVDFLFGLEKGVPIPPQKIPESVAVPPPPPPDYHVADDRAIGSDRVVYSDHGLNPVEIQRQLQRLQIREQQQQHHQQQQQQQQQQQHHEQPHMQEAIYFRKSDDNLTGGVYMPPASLPVQQTTSFVPEKQIPAPNYAGNVTTTHVQPEQPVYMISAPTAAPGTTTVYHHHVQPGSAQPQMIRQVAGQSGQQYYQNMQRMAPGPGPGPDVYREQPVYNMVVPPQQTQAPPPMSAPPPSLPQMGVVRPGGGGGVAVTDTGYTQVAYDSGVGRQVYYTAPGGGMVVPPQYQGVGVGVAVSGGGEMRHAGSGGGLSQEGKVNKVSQTSV